In Citrus sinensis cultivar Valencia sweet orange chromosome 2, DVS_A1.0, whole genome shotgun sequence, a single genomic region encodes these proteins:
- the LOC102630501 gene encoding exopolygalacturonase clone GBGA483-like has product MVGSVTFKGPCKSPITLHIEGKLKAPVELERLSSQDGWIVFQDIDGLQVSGGGTFDGQGSAAWAKNDCRKTGKCSSLPINLRFSSVTNSKMQDVTSLNSKLFHINILNCKNLSLQHISINAPANSLNTAGIHIGRSNGVHITDADIKTGDDCVSLGDGSQQISIEKVTCGPGHGISVDTLGRYHDEQPVNGVTVRNCTLKNTMNGVRVKTWPDSPSGVASEMTFEDIIMDNVSNPILIDQKYCPYGECKAKILK; this is encoded by the exons ATGGTTGGTTCAGTAACGTTCAAAGGACCCTGCAAATCTCCTATAACTCTTCATATTGAAGGAAAACTGAAGGCCCCAGTAGAATTAGAAAGGCTCAGTTCACAGGACGGATGGATCGTTTTCCAGGACATTGATGGGTTACAAGTCTCTGGAGGAGGAACATTTGACGGTCAAGGATCAGCTGCTTGGGCTAAAAATGATTGCCGGAAAACTGGAAAATGCAGTTCTTTACCAATA aacttgagattttcttcAGTCACCAATTCGAAGATGCAAGACGTAACTTCACTTAACAGCAAGCTGTTTCACATTAACATTTTGAATTGCAAGAACTTGAGCCTTCAGCATATTAGCATCAATGCACCAGCAAACAGCCTAAACACTGCTGGGATCCACATTGGTCGATCAAACGGGGTCCACATCACTGATGCAGACATTAAAACTGGGGATGATTGTGTTTCACTTGGCGATGGAAGCCAACAAATAAGCATTGAAAAAGTGACCTGTGGCCCTGGCCATGGCATCAGTGTTGATACCCTTGGGAGATACCATGATGAGCAACCCGTTAATGGAGTTACAGTGAGAAATTGCACTCTCAAAAACACAATGAATGGTGTTAGAGTCAAGACTTGGCCAGATTCGCCTAGTGGTGTTGCGTCAGAAATGACTTTTGAGGACATCATCATGGACAATGTTAGCAATCCTATTCTAATAGACCAAAAATACTGCCCTTATGGTGAATGCAAAGCTAAGATACTTAAATAA
- the LOC107175733 gene encoding uncharacterized protein LOC107175733 — translation MLYPPAPITKPAHRRDKSRFCKFHDTHGHTISQCRDLKIQVEDLVRNRYLDEYVDGVSPVIESQYTWDEGVEKSLKREKPTIRVIAGGSTLAGDSNRARKNYGRYAMTGKEVLLNLPAAKRVKVWQVPIMWTEDNEEDILYPHEDALVIKALVASTELRRILVDTDSSVDILFKSALDDMGISDLKLERTNTSLKGFGGGRLTPMGIIELPITVGTKSFERTMILDFVVIEERSPYQMILGRPFMRISQCVISTHYLALEYRVNGVVGVVKCDQRMARSCYATAAKETLQVTSLDNAGDSKKGRQEPIEKLKEIVVSKSNPSRVIKIGSGLVGTVKGELVKCLQSHADIFVWSHEDMPGIDSRVTCHKLAIKKGARPVI, via the coding sequence ATGTTGTACCCTCCAGCCCCTATAACAAAACCGGCTCACCGACGGGATAAGAGCAGATTCTGTAAATTTCACGACACCCACGGTCACACTATCAGCCAATGTCGTGACCTGAAGATTCAGGTAGAGGATTTAGTGAGAAATCGATACTTGGATGAGTATGTAGATGGAGTGTCCCCTGTCATTGAATCACAGTACACGTGGGATGAAGGAGTTGAGAAGAGTCTGAAACGTGAAAAGCCGACCATCCGTGTGATAGCAGGAGGGTCAACATTGGCCGGGGATTCGAACAGAGCACGGAAGAACTATGGGAGATACGCCATGACTGGCAAAGAGGTGCTTCTCAATTTGCCAGCAGCCAAGAGAGTAAAAGTGTGGCAAGTTCCCATTATGTGGACGGAGGATAACGAAGAGGATATTTTGTATCCTCATGAGGATGCACTGGTAATTAAAGCATTGGTGGCTAGTACAGAATTGCGGCGAATACTGGTAGACACGGACAGCTCAGTCGATATTCTGTTTAAGTCGGCCCTAGATGATATGGGGATTTCAGATCTAAAGCTGGAGCGGACGAATACATCCTTGAAGGGATTTGGAGGAGGACGGTTAACTCCCATGGGGATCATTGAACTCCCGATTACTGTGGGGACAAAGTCGTTTGAAAGAACGATGATACTGGACTTTGTCGTGATAGAGGAAAGAAGCCCTTACCAAATGATATTAGGGAGACCGTTCATGAGGATAAGCCAATGCGTTATATCAACGCATTACTTGGCACTGGAATACAGAGTAAATGGAGTGGTTGGCGTAGTAAAATGCGACCAGAGGATGGCAAGGAGCTGTTATGCTACAGCAGCCAAGGAGACACTACAGGTTACTTCTCTAGATAATGCTGGAGATTCTAAAAAGGGTCGCCAAGAACCTATTGAGAAGCTAAAAGAGATTGTGGTAAGTAAAAGCAACCCGAGCAGAGTGATTAAGATCGGATCAGGATTGGTCGGGACAGTAAAAGGCGAGCTGGTAAAGTGCCTACAGTCCCATGCAGATATATTCGTCTGGTCTCACGAGGACATGCCAGGAATTGATAGCAGGGTAACTTGCCACAAGTTGGCAATCAAGAAGGGGGCGAGGCCGGTGATATAG
- the LOC107175734 gene encoding uncharacterized protein LOC107175734 — protein sequence MTGVQGLTPAQRCRVFPLTLEGRAREWYRKLPRGGIKWYEQMCQELAEQFQWAVAPEDDMMELMGMKQEEHESLQDFVKQYHRAVLDLGAFNHPQALRGLKEGVKIGRLWYNLRSPLVQNYSAGYEQARRDRLKLKRRNR from the coding sequence ATGACCGGGGTGCAGGGGTTGACACCAGCtcaaaggtgcagggtgttcccgtTGACACTCGAGGGGCGAGCCCGAGAATGGTACCGCAAGCTGCCCCGAGGAGGTATAAAATGGtacgagcagatgtgccaagAGTTGGCCGAACAGTTCCAATGGGCAGTAGCCCCAGAGGACGACATGATGGAACTGATGGGGATGAAACAAGAGGAGCATGAGTCCCTTCAGGATTTTGTAAAGCAATATCACCGGGCCGTGCTAGATTTGGGAGCTTTTAATCACCCACAGGCGTTAAGGGGATTAAAAGAAGGTGTAAAAATCGGTCGATTGTGGTATAACTTAAGAAGCCCCCTAGTGCAGAATTATTCAGCGGGGTATGAACAGGCGAGGCGAGATAGATTGAAATTGAAGAGGAGAAATCGGTAA
- the LOC102630814 gene encoding exopolygalacturonase-like, which yields MAKSNILALFLSLLMLSAAAALDVDVTKHGAKQNADISQALRDAWKEACAATTPSKVLIPQGTYQLSPVTMEGPCKAAIELQVKGTLKALTDPANVKDAGSWVSFNKIEHLTVSGGGTFDGQGAVAPSECEKDDYCKKRPINLSFNAITNSVVQDVTSLNSKQFHINVIGAKNFTFQRVTVTAPEESLNTDGIHVGRSSGVTITDSKIGTGDDCISIGDGTQQMEINKIDCGPGHGISVGSLGKYQNEQPVVGIRVRECNISNTSNGVRIKTWPASYPGTASDLHFEDIKMNNVSNPILLDQVYCPHNQCNAKVPSRVKLDRVSFKNIRGTSATAVAIKLACSGGVPCEGVELADISLTYTGPEGPIKSECTNIQPKTSGKMNPPPCIASATPSGSAIPGRRRLSFNF from the exons ATGGCGAAATCGAATATCCTGGCTTTGTTCCTATCATTACTGATGTTATCGGCTGCTGCAGCTTTGGACGTCGATGTGACAAAACACGGTGCAAAGCAAAATGCAGATATAAGCCAG GCTTTAAGGGATGCTTGGAAAGAAGCCTGTGCAGCAACAACACCAAGCAAAGTGTTGATCCCGCAAGGGACGTATCAATTAAGTCCAGTGACCATGGAAGGCCCATGCAAGGCTGCTATTGAGCTTCAGGTTAAAGGCACCCTTAAAGCCCTAACAGATCCTGCAAATGTCAAGGACGCTGGCAGTTGGGTTTCATTCAATAAAATCGAACATCTGACGGTATCCGGCGGTGGAACTTTTGATGGCCAAGGAGCCGTCGCTCCTTCTGAATGTGAAAAGGATGATTATTGCAAGAAACGTCCCATT AATTTGAGTTTCAACGCCATCACAAACTCGGTGGTACAAGACGTGACTTCACTGAACAGCAAACAGTTTCATATTAACGTAATTGGCGCCAAGAACTTCACCTTCCAGAGAGTTACCGTGACAGCACCTGAGGAGAGTCTGAACACGGATGGAATTCACGTCGGACGATCCAGTGGAGTGACGATTACGGATTCGAAAATCGGAACAGGGGACGATTGTATCTCGATTGGCGACGGCACCCAGCAAATGGAAATCAACAAGATTGATTGCGGACCCGGTCATGGAATCAGTGTAGGAAGTCTAGGAAAGTACCAAAATGAACAGCCTGTAGTTGGAATCAGGGTCAGGGAATGCAACATTAGCAACACCTCGAATGGCGTGAGAATCAAAACCTGGCCAGCTTCATATCCAGGCACTGCATCTGACTTGCATTTCGAAGAcattaaaatgaataatgtCAGTAATCCTATCCTCTTGGATCAAGTGTACTGCCCCCACAATCAGTGCAATGCCAAG gTCCCATCGCGTGTTAAGCTGGACAGGGTAAGCTTCAAGAACATACGAGGCACCTCAGCGACGGCGGTGGCTATAAAGCTGGCTTGTAGCGGTGGCGTGCCATGCGAGGGCGTGGAGCTTGCTGACATTAGTCTTACATATACAGGACCCGAAGGACCTATTAAATCCGAATGCACAAATATTCAACCCAAGACTTCTGGCAAAATGAACCCGCCTCCCTGCATCGCCAGCGCCACTCCCTCTGGCTCCGCCATCCCTGGTCGCCGCcgtctttcttttaatttctga
- the LOC107175732 gene encoding uncharacterized protein LOC107175732 has protein sequence MSNRKRKLIADESDEEVGDSNLNLSIPTDFLRPSSSVGPSHGRDTLEYPCPLAVSPSPELELVGNRGGPASGSGENHSFGGVGVPEGVGDGEGSSSGPSGPPRRRNLCHRVEADSYPIDCITCATTQTDLFKLRNLYNIPEEVLLVVPGKGDVPSRPPREYVTMHLESFRLGARLPLQRYFAKILGGMHLTPGQQHPNGWRVLSAMYVLWERCRSEEPSLVEVKYLYQLRSSPKEAESWGLIGGLENRPLLQVETALVNASTCQDLLSPTSLVGSGLVDITAGMDNKILSAMTKKRGRAPSSSSNPPPPLKKVSVGPSKASVPALPPPPPYKSVREKTTDKSSEVSTRSGDRSSHLPARDQGDYLTPYQRDYGKSVGPKMVQDIESMNINKLAGSVQRVSFKLATIVSCYKNRITRQERKLQAENQDLKKRVESADRSKEKLAELNRQITELEEKVAVAESTSSKFEGELGDLKSNLQATQSERDTLRTALEGEIKSLSEQLAEEKGKSAGCREEYPELDMSKQEAEVERYMAEAGQGDKEQGEQEQVEAPLDGV, from the exons ATGTCAAATCGGAAGAGGAAGTTAATTGCTGATGAGAGTGACGAAGAAGTAGGGGATTCAAACCTTAACTTGTCAATACCCACTGATTTTTTACGCCCCTCTAGTAGTGTAGGCCCCTCCCATGGTAGGGATACCCTTGAGTACCCATGTCCCTTGGCTGTTTCTCCCTCCCCCGAACTAGAGCTTGTAGGGAATAGAGGTGGACCTGCGTCGGGCTCTGGTGAGAACCATAGCTTCGGTGGGGTTGGGGTCCCTGAAGGAGTTGGTGATGGTGAGGGGAGCAGTTCCGGACCGAGCGGACCCCCTCGGAGAAGGAACCTTTGTCATAGGGTAGAGGCAGATTCTTATCCTATTGACTGCATAACTTGTGCCACCACCCAAACTGATTTGTTCAAGCTTAGGAACCTTTACAACATTCCTGAGGAGGTTCTCCTGGTGGTTCCTGGGAAAGGTGATGTTCCTAGTCGGCCTCCGCGGGAGTATGTGACGATGCACCTGGAGAGTTTCAGATTAGGAGCTCGGCTGCCCCTTCAACGCTATTTTGCTAAGATACTGGGTGGTATGCACCTGACCCCAGGTCAGCAACATCCCAACGGATGGAGGGTTCTCTCAGCTATGTATGTGCTGTGGGAGAGGTGTAGATCAGAGGAGCCTTCCCTTGTTGAAGTGAAGTATCTATACCAGCTGAGGAGCAGCCCGAAAGAAGCAG AGTCGTGGGGTTTGATCGGGGGGCTTGAGAACCGACCTTTGCTTCAGGTGGAGACTGCTCTGGTGAACGCGTCTACCTGTCAAGACCTCCTGTCACCAACAAGCCTGGTCGGTTCTGGTTTAGTGGACATAACAGCTGGAATGGATAACAAGATCCTCAGTGCGATGACCAAAAAGCGTGGTCGGGCTCCGAGCAGCTCCAGCAACCCTCCTCCGCCTCTGAAGAAAGTCAGTGTTGGCCCTTCTAAGGCTTCTGTTCCTGCTCTGCCCCCTCCTCCACCTTATAAGAGTGTCAGGGAGAAAACTACTGACAAGAGTTCTGAGGTCAGCACACGCTCTGGGGACCGATCCTCCCATCTTCCAGCTCGTGATCAGGGTGATTACCTGACCCCGTATCAGAGGGACTATGGGAAGTCAGTGGGACCGAAGATGGTTCAGGACATTGAGAGCATGAATATCAATAAACTAGCTGGTTCTGTCCAAAGGGTCTCCTTCAAGTTGGCCACCATAGTCTCTTGTTACAAGAATAGGATCACGCGCCAGGAGAGGAAGCTCCAAGCTGAGAACCAGGACTTGAAGAAGAGGGTTGAGTCTGCTGATCGCTCGAAAGAGAAGCTAGCCGAGCTGAACAGGCAGATTACGGAGCTAGAGGAGAAAGTTGCGGTTGCTGAGTCCACTTCTTCCAAATTTGAGGGTGAGTTGGGTGACCTGAAGTCCAATCTTCAGGCTACTCAAAGTGAAAGAGATACTCTGAGGACCGCCCTTGAGGGAGAGATCAAATCCCTGAGTGAACAGCTGGCTGAGGAGAAAGGCAAATCTGCTGGATGCCGA GAAGAATACCCCGAGCTGGACATGAGCAAGCAGGAGGCTGAAGTGGAGAGATATATGGCTGAGGCCGGCCAGGGAGATAAGGAGCAGGGTGAGCAGGAGCAGGTGGAGGCTCCTTTGGATGGGGTGTAG